The DNA segment CCAGCGTATCGCCTACAGCGCCGCGCGCCTTTTGAGACGCGCAAAGGTCGCTGTAGCACTTGGAATCATGCAGTAGGCCTAACCGAGGGCTGGACGCTTTGTTCCGGATGCATTCCGCGCTTGGGCGTCCCCGTGGTTCGTCGGAACCGATGACGCCCGGCGGCGTTTCACCACCGACGGGACGACTAGGAATGAAACCGCGCACGATTCTCACTGGGATTATCTTTCTGATGGCGGCGGCGCTCGCCTTGCTGATCTACGACACCGCCGACCGCCGTCCAGCCGAGGAAGGCGGTACGCGCCTTCCCGCTACAACCGATTGATCGTTTCAGGATTGCCCGAGAGGCGTCAGCCGGGAACTTCCTATCCCGCCTGACGTTGACTCGTCAGGAACGCTCAGGAGGAAAAGGTGAAAACCACGAAAAAACAGCGCAAGGAAACCCCCGGTGATACGGCCGGACAGAGACCGGTCGAGAAGGATAGCGATCTGCATCCGCGCTTGAAAAAACAGCCTGTCGAGCCGGACGATCTCCCAAGCCATCGCGCCATGCGGGAAGCCACGCGACAAAAGAGAGACGATTATCTCGTGGAGTCCGATCTTGAGGATGCGGATCAACGCTATCCGACTCCGGGCATGAAAGACCAGGAATGAGGAGCGGAACGATGGCACTGAAATCATTGAGAGCCGGCTTCACCGGCAAGCCGGAACCCTATCTGAAAACGAGGACACAGGATGCCGCGCGCTACGTACGCGACGAGGCGGCGGTGGTCGCAGGGACGGCCCGCGATCATCCGGCGGCGCTCAGCGGCACTCTGCTCGTGGTCGCGACCCTGGCATTTGTCGCGGGCTACTTCATGGGCGGCACCTCAGCCGCTCCCGCGCGCAGCCAGCGGTTCTGGTCATTGTGAACCTAGAGCCCTTCAGGGTTAAATGGAAACAGTTCTGTTGGCTGAAACGGGCCGCCTGATCGACCGGCCGGCTTGGACGTATGCTTTGGCTACGCCGCGCGCCGGCCGGTCGACCATCCGATTCCGTTTGAGCCAACAGAACTGTTTCCATTAACCCTGAAGGGTTCTACCTCCGCGCAAGCTTTTCTCGGACCGACCGGGAACAAATCGCCACGTACCCGGTTTATGTGTCGGACCGCGTGGAAAAAGTCCCCTCTCCGCAAGCCCCTACGGATCCGCGCGATCCCAAACAACAGTGCAGATCGGGCTCCATCACTCTTGGTGGAGCCCATTTTTCTTGGGCAATCAGTGCGATGACTTTTGTAAGCCGGGAACGACTTGCCAACGGTGAGGTTTCGTCTTCGAACATATTCTTGGCGAGCAATGATGAAAACGTCGAAATCGGGCGCACCGACAACGCCGTACGTCCAATCGGACGCGCAAAGGTCGCTGTAGCACTTTGAATTGCAGGAGCTTTACCTCAGCAGGCCCTGACCTCCATCGATCCAGATGGGGGTGCCAGTAACGTGTCGCGCGTCATCGGAAACCAGGAAGCGGATGACTTCCGCAACGTCCTCACTGCGGCCGGGTTTGCCGCCCGTAATCGGGATTTCGCCGTCCGGCCACTCTACCGGTATCGCGGTTTCCTTCGCATGGCGCAGGCTGGTGTTCTCGTCGATCTGCGTCTCGATCTCTCCCGGGCACACCGCATTCACGCGAATATGGTGCTTGGCCAGTTCGAGGGCCAGTTGCTGGACGATCGCTACCTGCGCCGCCTTGGTGGCGGTGTATGCGGTTGCGCCGGGTGTGGTGAAGGTCCGCGTACCGTTGATCGATGACACAACGACGATCGAGCCGCCTCCGCTTTCCTTGAGATAAGGAACCGTCATATGCAGCGTCAGAAACGTCCCGCGCAGATTGACGGCAATCGTCTTGTCCCATTCGGACGGCTTCAAGTCGTCGATCGGCGCCCAGACGCCGTTGATGCCGGCATTGGCGACGACGACATCGAGATGCTCGAATTCACGGACAAGCGTCTTCACCGCGTTTCGCATCGCAAGCTCATCCGCCACATCGGCTTCGAGCACCAATGCTTCGCCCCCGGCGGCACCGATCTCCGAAGCGCAATCTTCGAGCTGCGGGCGGGTACGGCCGAGCAGGCCGACCTTCATTCCGTCGGCGGCAAGCGCAAGTGCGGTGGCGCGTCCGATGCCGGAGCCCGCGCCCGTGATCAGGGCGACAGACGATCGATCCGCCATGGCCTACTGCTTCTTCCTGTGATCGCTCGCGATGGTTGAACCCGTGACGGAAACGGGGTCACTGGCAGGAAAGGTGTCTTCCAGGCCCTGGTCGAGCTGGCGCTCCATCTCGGCCGCGTCCTTGGCCGCCCGTGCGCTCCGTGCAGCCTTCACTTTGCGCTCCACGTCGGCATCGCTGCTATCCGGCGCATCGGTGTGCGCAAGCTCCAGCATAACCGCCTTGGCCCGTTCGACCGCGTTCAGCCGGTTGAGGCTCCGCGACGCGTCATTGCGCATCGAAACCGAGACGATCTCCCCGCCTTCGCCGACGAATTCGACCGTAAAGCCCGAGCGGCCGCCTTGTTCGGGGATGACCTGTGTTCCAACGAGATGCATGCGGTACCCTCCTGGCAACTGCGTTCGCTACGCAAACGGCTTCGCTGGCGTTTGGTTCCCGCGATGTACCGGTATGCGGACGATCGTGGCCGTTGTCGTTATGCTTTTCCTGCGGGCTGGCGCCGGGTCGCGCGCGATATCTTCTCGTGCAGAGCGTGATCTTCCTCGCTTTGAGCGTGTTCCTTAAGGATCTCGGTGATGCGCTTCAGTTCTTCCTCTTCAAGCTCCTCGATGCCGACATATTCGTTCTCCGCCGAACTCGTCAGGATGATCTCGTCGAGTTTCGCCTGAACCGCTGTGCCGCCGCGGATCTGCGAATTTTGGAGAACGAAAACCATGAGAAAGGTTACGATTGTGGTCGCGGAGTTCACGATCAGTTGCCAGGTTTGGGAAAAGCCGAAAAACGGTCCGCTGATGGCCCAGATGGCGATCGCGGCCACGGCAAGTACGAATGCGACTGGCCGCCCGGAATATTCCGCAACCGCAGTCGAAAACTTGGTGAACACATGGGTCTTTTGTGACATTCGCGACACCCGACGCTCATTCGATTCCGATAACCCCCGGTGTAGAAAAGAGTTCCACCCCGGACCGGCTATGATGGACAGGGCGCCGAGGGCGAATGCCGCTGCTGCTTTCAGCGGCATAGCATCCTTGTCATCCTTGGAGGATTTGGCCGAGGGTCGCGGCGTCTTCGGAGAAGGCTGCAGGATCGTCATTTGCCACGAATTCCAACATGGCAAAGCGTCGCCCGGTCCAGCGCGAGGCAGGCATGGCGGCCAGAACCGCCCGCCAGTAATCGGACGCCGACTTCAGGGGAAAGCGGTTGCGATCGCTATCCCAGGCGAAAACATGAAGATGCGAAATGTGCTGGCCGACTTGACCGATCTCGGCCAGAGCTTCGTCAAGCGGAAGCCCCGGCCGTGGCTGCCAGTAAAGATAGACATTGGCGTGCGCGATCGCATCGATCAGGCGACGCGCAGAATCCGTATTATCCGTCAAGGACTGTGGGTGATATTCCAACGACACGGTGACCCCATGCCGCGCGGCTTCCGCACCCATGTCGCGGATTGCAGCCGCTGCGGCCCGTCGTTCACTGGCGCTGTAGTCTTTGGAATCGCGCTGGCGCGTGCCGGGCCAGATGCGGATATTCGACGCTCCAAGTGCGATTGCGCTGTCGAGAGCGCGTCGGAACACGGAAAGGTCATCGGTGGGCGGCGCAACATAGGAACCATAGGACGTTGCCAAGCCGGCCCTTTCCGAGAGACGCCCGACGTCGCGGGCGATCGGCTCGTCCCCCGGGGGGACATGGGCGTCGCCCGCCCATTCGATCGCCGCAAGCCCGGCTTCTACCGCCAGCTCCACGATCCTGTCTGGGGGCAGGCTGCGGAACGTGACTGTGCAGAGCCCGGGTTCGAACGTGCTCATGCCATGCGCTCCAGGTCGGCCTTGCGAACCTCGTAAAGCAGCGGCCTGCCTTCGATGAAGCGGGCGATCTCATCGGCCGCCATCTCGCCAAGGCGCGTCCGTTCAAGGCCGACAGCGCCGGCAATGTGCGGGGTCAGGAAGACGTTCGGGAGGTCGTAGAGCGGAGAATTCCTTTCAGGCACTTCGGGATGGGTGACGTCGATGACGGCATTGATCGTGCCGGTCTTCAGCTTCTCGATAAGCGCGGCCTCGTCGACGAGTGCACCTCGCGCCGTGTTGATCAGCGTTGCGCCGTCCTTCATGAGCGACAGCCGCCGCGCGTCGATCATGTGCCGGGTCTCGGGGAGCGACGGTGCATGCAGCGATACGATGTCCGCACGCGCCATCAAAGTATCGAGATCGACCTTCTCGACATTGAGGGCGGAAGCGGCCTCTTGCCCGACCAACGGGTCATAGAGCAGCACCTGATAATCGAAGGGACGAAGAAGCTCGATCACCCGTCTGCCGATCCTCGACGCGCCGACAATCCCGATTGTGCGGCGATAGTTTCCAATCGGCTGCCCCTGCAGGAGATAGGTGCGCGTGCGGTCCCGGTCGGCGGTGTAGAGATCGCGGAACCGAAACACCTGCTTGCCGGCAAAAATGATCGCCGCAAGTGTGAACTCGGCGACCGGCACGGCGTTGGCTTCGGCCGCATGGCTCACGGCCACTCCTGCATCGAAAACGCAGTCGTCGATCACCCCCTTGATCGTTCCGGCCGCGTGTACGACGAGGCGGAGGTGCGGTGCCGCGGCAAGCGCCGCTCGGTCGAACAAGGGGGCACCCCAGCCGGTGACCAGGATTTCCGTTTCGGCCAGCAGCCGCTTCGCGCGGGCATCGCCGAACTCCGTCATCGGTCGTTGATCCAGAACGCGCCCGAGACTGTCGAACCTGACAAGAAGTTCTGGTGTGAGAACGTACCGCGTCCTGTCCGGCTGCATCGCAAAAGCAATTGCGGGGCGCGTCATGGAATTCGTCCTGGTGCGTCCATTGCGCTCACGCTCTCGCCTTGCCTCGCGAGAACATGCAAGGCGTCAAGGTCTGGGGCGGCCGGCGGCCTCGTCCAATCACCTGAAACGGCGGAGGCGTCGCGAACGGCCAACACGGCGCAGCGCAGGATGGTCTCGCCGGCGCGTATGGTGGCGCGCAGTTGTGGCACCAGCGTCTTTGCGGAGATCAGGTTGGTATTTGGCGGAGCCTTCTGAGCCAGCCCTTCGCGCGCTACAGACGAGCCGAGATCGCAGATCCCGCTGAAATCCTCCGCGCCGATGGCATGGGCCGCGCCGGGCGCCGAGAAAAGCGTGTCGGCCTCGAAGTCTCGTCTGGCGATGGCGAAGCCGCCTTCGGCTGTCTCGAGCTCTCTCGGCGTCGTGACCCGATGCACCCGCACATGCCACGGCGCCGACGGCAGCAGCCAGGTTTCGACGACGACGTCCGGCCAAGGCGACCATTTCGAATAGAGCACATTACCGGCAAGCCGCGCTACTTCATTCGCCTCTCGCACCCGGTAGTGAATGCCGTCGTCGCTGAAGGCCAGCATGGAATCGAAGGCGCCGCCGGCAAAAGCCCGTTCGTCGCTCTCGACGCTGAAGCCGTAGCGCGTCGAATAGGCGAATTTCGCATATTTCTCCGAACCGAACCGCATCTGCCGGTTTTCCTGGCCGGAGGAAAGCGCGATCACGTCGCCCTTGCAAGGCATCATCACCATGCCCGGATGGCGAAGGGGGACCGTCTCGTCGAGCGGCGCCGGAGGCGTTTCCGGGCTTGTCCAGAACGGGTGGTCTTCGCCGATCGCAAGCGGCAGGAAAGCCTTGAACGCCCAATAGGGCGAGCCCGCCGAATTGTAGTTTTCCGACATCAGGAGGTTCGGATAGCCGTAGCCGATCGACAGCACGCCGTCCCGGTGGGTCATCGGCTTGTCCGCCCACCATCTGAGGTGGCGAAGGCAAAGGCCCTTGATCTCGCCCCAGGGCAGCGCCTCCAGATCGGCAAAGGCGAGCGCCGACCAGAAGCCCGCACAGGCGAAACGGTAGGTGAGGCTGCGGCCGAAGGGGAGGGTCGCGCCGTCCTGCCCGAACCAGTGACGAAAATCCTGCGCAAAGGCGAGGGCTCGCTCGCGGTAGCGCCTGGCATAATCATCATCGACGAGCCGCGAATAGATCAGGCCGTAGAAGTGCATGGCAAAGGGGATGTAGTGGTCGATGCGCCGTACATTGCCATCGCGATACCAGCCATCCGCAATATAGAAGCCTTCGAGTTCGGTCAGATACTGCTTGGTGAGGCTGCGGTCGTATTCAATACCCAGACGATCCAGAGCGATGTCGACGAATATGCGGAAGAACTTCCAGTTATTGTCAGCATAGTCGAACTGCCGGGCGTGGATGAGATAGGCGACGAGGTTGTCTTTCGCCCGAGGAGATAGCGGATCCCACAGCTTTTCCGGCACCAGGGCAAGCGCGAAGCCCAACGCGGCGAGCTCGACCATGCGCTGGTCACGACCGTTGACGCTGCCCCAGAACTCCGGATGGTTCGGGTCGGTGCCATTGGCGATACCCTCTGCATAACGGTCCCAATGGGCGAACTGACCGCCGCCGGCGCTGAAAGGTGCGAGGCCCCAAAGCGGCCTTGCAAAACCTTCGAGGTCAGCCGCGGCGCGATCGAAGTGACCAGCGGCGGCGTCGAGGCGAACGCGGGCGTTTCCTCTGGAGAAGTATGGCAGCAGCGGATTGAAGAGGTCGACCAGGGCGCGCCGCATGTCACTGCGCGTTGCCAGTGGATTGGAGCCAAGCGGATTGGCGGTGGCGGGATCATAGGTCATGAGCGCTGTCCTTTGTCTAGTGTGCCGCCATGTACCGGGATGACCGCGTGGGACACGTGCCGAGCGGGGGCTTCCGGATGACGGAAGCGGAAGTGCATCATGCCGACCGCCTCGCGGCCGAGGGCCACGCGATCGACGCGCATCGTCGCCAGACGTGGGCTGGCCATCTCGGCGCAAGGCAGGTCGTCGAAGCCGACGATGGCAAAATCCTTGGGCATCTTAAGGCCGAGTTCGGTCACCGCTTCGAGCACGCCTACGGCGACAAAGTCGTTCATGCAGAAGGCGGCCGAGAAACCGGGATCCTCCTTGAGTGCGGCGAGTGTCGCCGCATGTGCCTCGACGCTCGCATTGGTCTCGAACGGCAAGCGGATGACACGCGCCTCGCCTCCAGCCGAAGCGACGGCCGTTTCGAAACCGCATATGCGCTCGCGGATTGTGTGGCGATGCGACCCGGTCAGGTGGAGGATGCGGCGGTGGCCGGCGTCGATAAGCCGCTGCGCCGCTGCATAGGCGCCGAAGAAGTTCGACGGCGAGACACCGTCGAAGCGCAATCGAGGGTCGGTGCCGTTGACGAGTATTACGGGCGTGCGGCTTTCCATCAGCCACGCGCTGAGCGCCTCACCGGGGTCGATGCCGACCAGGAACAGCCCTTGCGCGCCGACGGATTCCATCAGATCCCGGACAGTCTCGGGTGTCGCCTTCGCCTCGCTGACGAGGCGGATGTCAAAGGGAATGCCCTGCAGGGCAGCCTCTGAACGCAAGCCCTCGACAATACCCTCGTAGAAAATGCTCAACACTCCGGTGACGCCATTGCTCGCGATCAGTGCCAAGGTACCCGGGGTCATCCTCGGGCCGGCCTTCACGGGATAGCCGAGGTCGCTCGCAACCTTGAGAATCTGTCGGCGGACGTCTTCGCTGATGCCAGGTTCGTTCGCGAGAACACGCGAGACGGTGGAAACTGAAACTCCGGCGCGGGTGGCGATGTCGGATTGGCGGAATCGTTTTGTGGGCGCGTCACTCATATCGCAAATGTTGCGCAAACAATGCAAATTTGCAAGAAAAAAACAATTTCTTGCAAAATCTAGATTTTTGCATAATGTTATTGCGGAACTTTGGTCCGCCGGACGCTGGAGGAGAGCGCGAGGCAGATAACAAGAGGGAGGACTCGCATGCTAATCAATCGACGCACATTCATGCTCGGCGCGGCAGGCGCAACTGCTGGTGTTACGCTCGGCCCCAGTGGCCTTCGGCCGACCTTTGCGGCAGAAAACGTGAATCTGCGCGCCATGTGGTGGGGCTCCAACGATCGCTCGAAGCGAACATTAAGCGTTGCCAGGCTCTTCCAGGAGAAGAACCCCGACATCACCGTTGTCGGCGAGAGCCTGAGCGGCGAAGGCTACTGGACGAAGCTCGCGACACAGATGGCCGGTCGCGCCATAGCCGACATCTTCCAGCTCGAGCCCAATACGATTTCGGATTACTCGAAGCGCGGCGCCTGCCTCGCTCTGGATCCGTTTGTCCCTTCGGTGCTGGATGTGAAAGGTTTCGGCGACGACGTGCTGAAGCTGACGACCGTGGATGGCAAACTCTGGGGTATTGGCCTCGGCCTCAACTCCTTTGCACTGTTTTACGATGCCGATGCTTTCGCAAAAGCAGGCGTCACCCCTCCCGGGCTTGACACCACCTGGTCGGAATACGCCGACATCGCGGTCGAGATGGCCAAGGCCACCGGCAAGGGCGGCGGGCCGTATGCAGCTCGCTACACCTATGTCTTCGATGCCTGGCTGAGGCAGCGCGGCAGCAGTCTTTTCAACGAAAGTGGACTGGGCTTCGGCGTCGAAGAGGCCAAGGAGTGGTATGCCTACTGGGAGGATCTGCGCAAGCGGGGCGGCACCGTGGGGGCCGACATCCAGACGCTCGACCAGAATACGATCGACACCAACTGCCTGGCGCTCGGCTATTCGGCGATCGGCATGGCCTATTCGAACCAGATGATCGGCTACCAGCTCATCATGAAGAGCAAGCTTGGCATCGGCATGCTGCCGCGGGGCGAGAAGGGCGGCCCCTCCGGCCACTATTATCGTCCTGCTCTGATCTGGAGTGTCGGCGCCACCACGGAGCATGGCGAAGAAGCCGCCAAGTTCATCAGTTTCTTCGTCAACGACGTCGAAGCCGGCAAGATCCTCGGGGTCGAACGCGGTGTGCCGATGTCGCCGAAGGTTCGCGAAGCAATACTGCCGCTGCTTAATCCGACGGAAGCCGAAACGGTGAAATACATCAACGCGCTGAAGGACCAGGTCGGCAGCTATCCGCCGCCGGCTCCGCTCGGGGCGACGGAGTTCGACCATCGCGTATTTCGCCCGATTGCCGACGAGCTCGCTTTCGAGCGCATATCGGTCGCGGATGCTGCAACACGTCTCGTCGAAGAGGGGAAAGCGACCATCCGCGCCGGCTGAACGCCTGCTCACTGGATCGTTGCGCTCACCGCGGGGGCACAGCTGCGAGTTGGGCGCCGTGGCACCCCCCTCTGCCCTGCCGGGCATCTCCCCCACAAGGGGGGCGATCGGTAAGCGGTGATGTCCCGCTCAACCAGTTGCGCGCCGCTCACGGTTGAGTTCGGCGTTCACGAGATCGCTGTCGGGCGCGGTTTTTGCTTCTAGCCGATCTCCCCCCTTGTGGGGGAGATGCCCGGGAGGGCACAGGGGGGTATTTACGCAGAGCCCGATCTGCCTCTAATCCCCGGGGCGGGCCTTGACCGTCGCAAGGCGACCGCCCTGGTACGCGCTGCCTTCCGCGGGTCCGGGCTCGCGCCGCTCGATTGCCTCGCGAAAAGGCTCGCTGCTGTCTATCGGTTGCCAACCGAGGAAATCGGCGTGCGCGTTCGACCACCACGCATCCCGGTTCTCCGAGGCGCCGTAGAGCACCAGATAACCGATGGCCGGAGCCTCGAGAAGCCTGCGCACCAGCGACAGGAAATCACGTGGGCTCAGCCAGGTGGAAAGCATGCGCTGGTTCTTCGGCTCGGGGAAGCAACTTCCTATTCTCAGACAAGCCGTCTCCAGGCCGTATTTGTCGAAGTAGAGCCGGGCAAGATCCTCGCCGAAGCACTTGCTGACGCCGTAAAGGCTGTCCGGCCGACGTGGCGACGTATGGTCGAGCATCTCGCCGATGCGGTGAAAGCCCGTCACATGGTTGGTGCTCGCGAAGACGATGCGCCGGACGCCCGCCTTTCGCGCCGCCTCATAGAGATTATAGGTGCCGACGATGTTGGCCTGGAGCAGGGCGTCGAAATCGGCTTCAACGGCGATCGCGCCAAGATGCAGGATCGCGTCGCAGTCACGCACAAGATCATCGACGGCCTGCCGGTCGGCTAGGTCACACCGGACCACTTCCTCGCCCTCCTCGGCCGGGGCAAGATCGGTGATATCCGATAGGCGCAAGACCTTCGCGCAGCCTTTCAAACCCTGCCGGGCATTGCGGCCCAAGGCACCTCCCGCTCCCGTCACCAGCAGTCGCGTCGTCATCCGTCCCACCCGTGTCAATGGATTTCCGGTTCGGGCAGCTTATGGGGCGATTGCAGGAAGGTGAAATCGCAGCCTTCGGGGGCCTGCTGGATATGCTCCGCATGCATCTTCAGAAAGCCTCGCGAATAATCGCGCTCCGGCGGTCGCCATCTCGAGAGCCGGCGCTCGATCTCCGCTGAGCTGACCTCCAGCGTGAGCGTCCGATTGGCGACGTCGAGGGCGATAACGTCGCCATTGCGCACGGCCGCCAGCGGACCGCCGACGTAAGACTCCGGCGCGACGTGCAGAATGCAGGCGCCGTAGCTGGTGCCGCTCATGCGAGCGTCCGAAATGCGCACCATATCGCGCACGCCCTGTTTCAGAAGCTTCTTCGGGATGGGCAGCATTCCCCATTCCGGCATGCCCGGTCCGCCGACGGGACCGGCGTTGCGCAGGATCAGGACCGTGTCGGCGGTGACGTCGAGATCCTCGTCGTTCACCGCCTTCATCATCGCCTCGTAATCGTCGAAGACAAGCGCGGGCCCGCGATGCTTGAGAAGGGCAGGGTCGGCTGCGGCGGGCTTCATGACGCAGCCCTGGGGCGCGAGGTTTCCTTTCAGGATCGCCGTGCCGCCGCGCGCGGCAACGGGGTTATCGAGCGATCGGATCACGTCCGGCAGATGAACTTCGATCTCGCGGATCGCCTCGCCGATGCTGCCGATCACGTTGCGCTCTTCGAGGTGCAGCAGCGGTTCCAACTGCTTCCACAACGCCGGCAGTCCGCCGGCGTAGTAAAAGTCCTCCATCAGGAATTCGCCCGTCGGGCGGATGTTACAGAGGACCGGGACCTTCTCCGACACGCGATCGAAGTCGTCCAAGGTCAGCTTGACGCCGCATCGCCGCGCCATCGCTATCAGGTGAATCATCGCATTGGTCGAGCCGGCCATCGCCATATGCACCGTCAATGCGTTCTCAAACGCCTTGGCCGTCAGGATGTCCGAGGGCTTCAGGTCCTCGAAGACCATCTCGACGATGCGCGCGCCGGAGAGCGCGGCCATGCGCGAATGGCCGGCATCGGCGGCGGGAATGGCGGAGGCGCCGGGCAGTGAGAGACCCAGCGTGTCGGCAAGCGCCGTCATCGTGGAGGCCGTGCCCATGGTCATGCAGGTGCCGAAGGAGCGGGCGATGCCGCGCTCCATGACGTTCCATTCCTGCTCGGTAATGCGCCCGGCCTCTTTTTCCGCCCAGTACTTCCAGACATCGGAGCCCGAACCCAGGGCCTGGCCGCGATAGTTGCCGCGCAGCATAGGTCCCGCCGGCACGAAGATAGTTGGAAGGTCGACCTGGATCGCGCCCATGATCGTCGCCGGCGTGGTCTTGTCGCAGCCGGCAAGCAGCACGACGCCGTCGACCGGATGCGACCGGATGAGTTCCTCCACTTCCATGGCGAGGAAGTTGCGGTAAAGCATCGTCGTCGGCTTCACGTAGGTTTCCGCCAGTGACATCGCCGGCAGTTCGATCGGGAAGCCGCCGGCCTGCCACACGCCGCGCTTCACCTCCTCGGCGCGGGTGCGCAGATGCGCGTGGCACGGATTGATGTCGCTCCAGGTGTTGATGATCGCAATGACCGGCTTGCCGGCGATTTCGGCATTGTCGTAGCCCATCTGGTAAAGCCGGGACCTGTGGCCGAAGGAGCGCAGGTCCTTGACGCCGAACCAGCGAAAGCTTCGAAATTCCTCCGGTTTCTTGCGCCTGGTCATCGGTCACCTCCTTTGCATTCCCGGGCGGGTCGGTTAAGTTGCGCCTGTTCAGAAAAATGACAGGTGAAGGCGGACCCTTGAACGATGTGATGTTGAAACTGAAACCGGCGCGGCGAGAGCGGCTCGCCGATGTTCTTTACGGCCAGATCCTCGAGCAGATCGCGAGCGGCCAGATGGCCGAGGGTGCGAAATTGCCGTCGGAAGCCCGGATCTGCCGCGACTTCCAGGTTTCCAGGCCGGTCGTTCGCGAGGCGCTGATGCGGCTGCAGGCGGACGGCCTCGTGGTTTCGCGGCAGGGTATCGGCACCTTCGTCAAGTCGCGCCCCTCCAACAAGCTGACAGATTTTGCGGCCTCGGCGGAGATCGCCAGCTACCTCAGGGCTTTCGAACCGCGATTGGCACTCGAAACCGAGTGTGCGGGACTGGCCGCGATGCGCCGCACCAAGGCCCAGCTCAACCAGATCGGCGAGGCGCTGGCGGCACTGGAGGGCGCCTTTGCCCGCGGCGAGACCGGTTGGGAGGAAGATTTCGCCTTCCATCTTGCCGTTGCCGCGGCCGCGGGCAACGAGCTTTTCCCGCGCCTCCTGGAAGAGCTTGGCGATATTCTGCGCGGCTCGATGCGCATGGCGCTCAGCCTGACGCGGCAGGGCTCGGAGGACCGGCGGCGGCGCGTGCTCGAGGAGCACCGCAAGATATTCACCGCGATTTCCGGACAAAACCGCGAGCTCGCTCGCCTTTACATGCGCTATCACCTGACCGAATCGCGGGCCCGCATCACCGGATCCCACGGCGATCTCTAGAGCGATACCCCGTGTGACCGGATCGTTCCGGCAATCGCCGGGTTTCGCGCGTCGCCTCTCCGAGTGGCGCCGGCCTGCACCCCCCTCTGCCCTGCCGGGCATCTCCCCCACATGGGGGGAGAACGGCAAGGTGCGGGCGCCCCATTCCCTCTCGTCGGCGGGGTCAACCTCGCAGCCTGAAGTGGCCGTGGTGGAATACCGTGCCTCCTTAATCTCCCCCCCTGTGGGGGAGATGCCCGGCAGGGCAGAGGGGGGTATCGACACCGGTGTCCCCGATTTTCGCCACTGCAGCCTGTTCGAATCCCGCTCCGGGGCCAGTCGCCGAAGAGCGCGGCGCCTTACCCGTACCATGTCATGCGCTCGCCGATAGAGGCCGGGCTTCGCCGGCCGCGGCTTCGCTCT comes from the Sinorhizobium garamanticum genome and includes:
- a CDS encoding NAD-dependent epimerase/dehydratase family protein; its protein translation is MTTRLLVTGAGGALGRNARQGLKGCAKVLRLSDITDLAPAEEGEEVVRCDLADRQAVDDLVRDCDAILHLGAIAVEADFDALLQANIVGTYNLYEAARKAGVRRIVFASTNHVTGFHRIGEMLDHTSPRRPDSLYGVSKCFGEDLARLYFDKYGLETACLRIGSCFPEPKNQRMLSTWLSPRDFLSLVRRLLEAPAIGYLVLYGASENRDAWWSNAHADFLGWQPIDSSEPFREAIERREPGPAEGSAYQGGRLATVKARPGD
- a CDS encoding FadR/GntR family transcriptional regulator: MNDVMLKLKPARRERLADVLYGQILEQIASGQMAEGAKLPSEARICRDFQVSRPVVREALMRLQADGLVVSRQGIGTFVKSRPSNKLTDFAASAEIASYLRAFEPRLALETECAGLAAMRRTKAQLNQIGEALAALEGAFARGETGWEEDFAFHLAVAAAAGNELFPRLLEELGDILRGSMRMALSLTRQGSEDRRRRVLEEHRKIFTAISGQNRELARLYMRYHLTESRARITGSHGDL
- the araD gene encoding L-arabinonate dehydratase — its product is MTRRKKPEEFRSFRWFGVKDLRSFGHRSRLYQMGYDNAEIAGKPVIAIINTWSDINPCHAHLRTRAEEVKRGVWQAGGFPIELPAMSLAETYVKPTTMLYRNFLAMEVEELIRSHPVDGVVLLAGCDKTTPATIMGAIQVDLPTIFVPAGPMLRGNYRGQALGSGSDVWKYWAEKEAGRITEQEWNVMERGIARSFGTCMTMGTASTMTALADTLGLSLPGASAIPAADAGHSRMAALSGARIVEMVFEDLKPSDILTAKAFENALTVHMAMAGSTNAMIHLIAMARRCGVKLTLDDFDRVSEKVPVLCNIRPTGEFLMEDFYYAGGLPALWKQLEPLLHLEERNVIGSIGEAIREIEVHLPDVIRSLDNPVAARGGTAILKGNLAPQGCVMKPAAADPALLKHRGPALVFDDYEAMMKAVNDEDLDVTADTVLILRNAGPVGGPGMPEWGMLPIPKKLLKQGVRDMVRISDARMSGTSYGACILHVAPESYVGGPLAAVRNGDVIALDVANRTLTLEVSSAEIERRLSRWRPPERDYSRGFLKMHAEHIQQAPEGCDFTFLQSPHKLPEPEIH